In Bactrocera oleae isolate idBacOlea1 chromosome 3, idBacOlea1, whole genome shotgun sequence, a genomic segment contains:
- the LOC106627564 gene encoding UDP-glucosyltransferase 2 isoform X2, which translates to MHPRWLLLCLAALLMPITSTAFNILFMGPFPAPSHWLWLEHFLRDLLHRGHHVTALTNHRAKYRHENLTEIIIDPQFDIPHYFPKENIFKMRYASDFQNIQMWFHVGLLTSEYALNDPKVKALIASKDQQFDLIVLEQFFHESFLMFAHKFKCPVVTLGTMGYADNMDHTMGLLTPWAFIPHLLLSHTDQMTFTQRAYNTYLSLYDAVMRRWYYMPKMQEMAERHFTGLVEGPLPHVRQLEKNISLMLINSHRSLDVPRPSMPGLVNVGGVHIKTPKPLPQDLQNYLDNATHGVVYFSLGSYMKSIDMPKEKISLILNAFGQLKQNVLWKFENSSIGHLPPNVKIQSWLPQNDILAHPNIKVFITHGGIFGTQEGIHWGVPMLSIPLYGDQHRNTIKSVRGGYARTLNFGQMTSEDLVQNIRLLISDASYKQKALEASRKFRDNPMHPLDEASFWIEYIARHKGATHLKSYGAYMPLYQYLLLDVFGCALLIAFIVIWLPLKILKFLGSLLRRKEPEALRKKHQ; encoded by the exons ATGCACCCACGTTGGCTACTACTCTGTCTAGCGGCATTGCTGATGCCCATCACGTCGACGGccttcaatattctctttatgGGTCCCTTCCCAGCGCCTAGTCATTGGTTGTGGTTGGAACACTTTCTGCGCGATCTGCTGCATCGTGGTCACCATGTAACGGCTCTCACAAATCATCGCGCAAAATATAGGCACGAGAATCTGACAGAGATCATCATCGATCCGCAATTCGATATACCACATTATT TTCCCAAAGAGAATATATTCAAAATGCGTTACGCCAGCGATTTTCAAAACATACAAATGTGGTTCCATGTTGGCTTGCTCACCAGCGAATATGCGCTCAACGATCCTAAAGTTAAAGCACTGATCGCTAGTAAAGATCAGCAATTCGATCTAATCGTTTTGGAGCAATTCTTCCATGAGAGTTTTTTGATGTTTGCGCACAAATTTAAATGTCCCGTTGTGACGCTGGGCACTATGGGTTATGCGGACAATATGGATCATACGATGGGCTTACTTACGCCTTGGgcttttataccgcatctactGCTCTCGCATACAGATCAAATGACCTTCACGCAACGTGCTTACAATACTTATCTATCATTATACGATGCTGTGATGCGTCGCTGGTATTATATGCCTAAAATGCAGGAAATGGCTGAGCGGCATTTTACCGGACTGGTAGAGGGTCCCTTGCCGCATGTACGGCAATTGgagaaaaatatttcgttaatGTTGATCAATAGTCACCGTAGTCTGGATGTGCCGCGTCCCAGTATGCCCGGGCTTGTAAATGTCGGCGGTGTGCATATAAAAACACCCAAGCCACTGCCACAGGATCTACAG AATTACCTGGACAACGCTACCCACGGTGTAGTTTACTTCAGTCTCGGTTCTTATATGAAGAGTATAGATATGCCTAAGGAAAAGATCAGCCTGATACTTAACGCCTTCGGTCAGCTGAAACAGAATGTTTTGTGGAAATTCGAAAACTCCTCTATTGGTCATCTGCCGCCGAATGTAAAAATTCAGAGCTGGTTGCCACAAAACGATATACTCGCTCACCCGAATATCAAGGTCTTCATCACACATGGTGGCATCTTTGGCACGCAAGAGGGCATTCACTGGGGTGTGCCGATGTTAAGCATACCACTCTATGGCGATCAACATCGGAACACGATCAAATCGGTGCGTGGTGGATATGCGCGCACATTGAACTTCGGTCAAATGACGAGCGAGGATCTGGTGCAGAATATACGATTGCTAATCAGTGATGCCAGTTACAAACAGAAGGCATTGGAAGCATCACGCAAATTTAGAGATAATCCAATGCATCCTTTGGATGAAGCTTCATTCTGGATCGAATATATTGCGAGGCACAAAGGTGCTACACATTTGAAATCTTATGGCGCCTATATGCCACTGTATCAGTACTTGTTGTTGGATGTGTTTGGTTGTGCGCTTTTGATTGCATTTATAGTGATTTGGTTACcgttaaaaattctcaaatttttGGGTAGCCTGTTGCGGCGAAAAGAGCCTGAGGCGTTACGCAAAAAGCATCAGTAG
- the LOC106627564 gene encoding UDP-glucosyltransferase 2 isoform X1: MHFIMLRCMHPRWLLLCLAALLMPITSTAFNILFMGPFPAPSHWLWLEHFLRDLLHRGHHVTALTNHRAKYRHENLTEIIIDPQFDIPHYFPKENIFKMRYASDFQNIQMWFHVGLLTSEYALNDPKVKALIASKDQQFDLIVLEQFFHESFLMFAHKFKCPVVTLGTMGYADNMDHTMGLLTPWAFIPHLLLSHTDQMTFTQRAYNTYLSLYDAVMRRWYYMPKMQEMAERHFTGLVEGPLPHVRQLEKNISLMLINSHRSLDVPRPSMPGLVNVGGVHIKTPKPLPQDLQNYLDNATHGVVYFSLGSYMKSIDMPKEKISLILNAFGQLKQNVLWKFENSSIGHLPPNVKIQSWLPQNDILAHPNIKVFITHGGIFGTQEGIHWGVPMLSIPLYGDQHRNTIKSVRGGYARTLNFGQMTSEDLVQNIRLLISDASYKQKALEASRKFRDNPMHPLDEASFWIEYIARHKGATHLKSYGAYMPLYQYLLLDVFGCALLIAFIVIWLPLKILKFLGSLLRRKEPEALRKKHQ; the protein is encoded by the exons ATGCACCCACGTTGGCTACTACTCTGTCTAGCGGCATTGCTGATGCCCATCACGTCGACGGccttcaatattctctttatgGGTCCCTTCCCAGCGCCTAGTCATTGGTTGTGGTTGGAACACTTTCTGCGCGATCTGCTGCATCGTGGTCACCATGTAACGGCTCTCACAAATCATCGCGCAAAATATAGGCACGAGAATCTGACAGAGATCATCATCGATCCGCAATTCGATATACCACATTATT TTCCCAAAGAGAATATATTCAAAATGCGTTACGCCAGCGATTTTCAAAACATACAAATGTGGTTCCATGTTGGCTTGCTCACCAGCGAATATGCGCTCAACGATCCTAAAGTTAAAGCACTGATCGCTAGTAAAGATCAGCAATTCGATCTAATCGTTTTGGAGCAATTCTTCCATGAGAGTTTTTTGATGTTTGCGCACAAATTTAAATGTCCCGTTGTGACGCTGGGCACTATGGGTTATGCGGACAATATGGATCATACGATGGGCTTACTTACGCCTTGGgcttttataccgcatctactGCTCTCGCATACAGATCAAATGACCTTCACGCAACGTGCTTACAATACTTATCTATCATTATACGATGCTGTGATGCGTCGCTGGTATTATATGCCTAAAATGCAGGAAATGGCTGAGCGGCATTTTACCGGACTGGTAGAGGGTCCCTTGCCGCATGTACGGCAATTGgagaaaaatatttcgttaatGTTGATCAATAGTCACCGTAGTCTGGATGTGCCGCGTCCCAGTATGCCCGGGCTTGTAAATGTCGGCGGTGTGCATATAAAAACACCCAAGCCACTGCCACAGGATCTACAG AATTACCTGGACAACGCTACCCACGGTGTAGTTTACTTCAGTCTCGGTTCTTATATGAAGAGTATAGATATGCCTAAGGAAAAGATCAGCCTGATACTTAACGCCTTCGGTCAGCTGAAACAGAATGTTTTGTGGAAATTCGAAAACTCCTCTATTGGTCATCTGCCGCCGAATGTAAAAATTCAGAGCTGGTTGCCACAAAACGATATACTCGCTCACCCGAATATCAAGGTCTTCATCACACATGGTGGCATCTTTGGCACGCAAGAGGGCATTCACTGGGGTGTGCCGATGTTAAGCATACCACTCTATGGCGATCAACATCGGAACACGATCAAATCGGTGCGTGGTGGATATGCGCGCACATTGAACTTCGGTCAAATGACGAGCGAGGATCTGGTGCAGAATATACGATTGCTAATCAGTGATGCCAGTTACAAACAGAAGGCATTGGAAGCATCACGCAAATTTAGAGATAATCCAATGCATCCTTTGGATGAAGCTTCATTCTGGATCGAATATATTGCGAGGCACAAAGGTGCTACACATTTGAAATCTTATGGCGCCTATATGCCACTGTATCAGTACTTGTTGTTGGATGTGTTTGGTTGTGCGCTTTTGATTGCATTTATAGTGATTTGGTTACcgttaaaaattctcaaatttttGGGTAGCCTGTTGCGGCGAAAAGAGCCTGAGGCGTTACGCAAAAAGCATCAGTAG